CACAGGAACCGCGGGTCGTAGGCGCGGCCGCACATGCCGTAGTTGCCGGCGCCGTAGGAGCCGCCGATGACGACGGTGAACTTCGGCACCACCGAGCACGCCACCGCGGTGACGAGCTTGGCGCCGTCGCGGGCGATGCCCTTGTTCTCGTACTCCTTGCCGACCATGAAACCGGTGATGTTCTGCAGGAACACCAGCGGGATGCCGCGCTGGTTGCACAGCTCGACGAAGTGGGCGCCCTTGAGCGCCGACTCGGAGAAGAGGATGCCGTTGTTGGCGACGATGCCGACGTGCTGGCCCTCGATGTGCGCGAAGCCGCAGACCAGGGTCTCGCCGTAGAGCTGCTTGAACTCCTGCAGCTTGGACCCGTCGACGATGCGGCGGATCACCTCACGCACGTCGTAGGGGGTCCTGGTGTCGGCGGGCACGATGTCGACGAGGGTCTCCGGCGACTCCGCCGGCTCGTCATACGTCGCCGTCTTCGTCTCCTGCTCCGGGAGCGTCGAGACGATGCCGCGCACGATCTCGAGGGCGTGCTTGTCGTCGTCGGCGAGGTGGTCGACGACACCCGACTTGGTCGCATGCACGAGACCGCCGCCGAGCTCCTCGGCGGTGACCTCCTCGCCCGTGGCCGCCTTCACCAGCGGCGGCCCACCGAGGAAGATCGTGCCCTGGTCGCGCACGATCACCGTCTCGTCGCTCATCGCCGGCACGTATGCTCCGCCGGCCGTGCACGAGCCCATCACGCTCGCGATCTGCGGGATGCCCTTGGCCGACATGTTGGCCTGGTTGAAGAAGATCCGGCCGAAGTGCTCACGGTCGGGGAAGACCTCGTCCTGTTTCGGCAGGAACGCCCCGCCGGAGTCGACGAGGTAGATGCACGGCAGCTGGTTCTCCGCCGCGATCGTCTGCGCGCGGAGGTGCTTCTTGACGGTCATCGGGTAGTAGGTGCCACCCTTCACCGTCGCGTCGTTCGCCACGACCATGCACTTGCGCCCGTTGACCAGCCCGATGCCGGCGACGACGCCCGCCGAGGGCACCGCCCACTCGTCACCGTCGTCGTACATCTCGTACGCCGCCAGCGGAGCCACCTCGAGGAACGGTGATCCGGGGTCGAGGAGCGCATCGATCCGATCACGCGGGAGCAGCTTCCCGCGGTCGGTGTGTCGCTTCCGCGACCGCTCGCTCCCACCCTGTCGCACCCGCCCGAGCCGCTCGCGCAGCTCGAGGGTCAGGTCACGCAAATTCGCCGCCATAGGGCGAGGTTAACGTTCATTAACCTCGGCTGACAAGATGCTCGGCCGAAACAACGGTCTCGGCACCGGCCCTCCGGCTACTCGGTGAGGGCGGCTCGGGCCATCGTGGTGAGCACGGAGCGCGTCGACTCGGCGGGGAGCACGCGGTTGTGCGGCGTGGAGTTGATCAGGCCGAAGACGCCGTGGGCCATCGCGCGGGCGGTGTCGTGGGAGAGCGACGGGTTGCGGTCGCGGAGCTGGTCGGCCCACAGGTCGACGTACTTGCGCTGCAGGGTGCGCACCTGCTCGCGCGCCTCGTGGGGCAGCGACTGCCAGTCGCGCTCCTGCACCACGATCAGCGCCCGGTCGCGCAGCGCGAAGTCGACGTGCCAGTCGATCAGGGCCTCGATGGCCGCGGAGGTGCCCGAGGCCGCCTTCACCCGGGTGCGTCCCTCGCGGAGCAGCTCCTGGGAGATCGAGACGAGCATCTCGGCGAGCATCGCGTCCTTGCTCGGGAAGTGCTTGTAGAGCGCCGGCCCGGAGATGCCACAGGCGGCACCGAGCTCGGCGACGGAGACGCCGTGGAAGCCTCGGGCCGCGAAGAGCTCGGCCGCGGTGTCCAGGATCTGTTCGCGCCTGGTCTTCGTCGGGGCCGTGGTCATTGCTCGAGGTTAGCGCTGATTCACCCGCGATTTCACTCCTCGAGCATGTGACGTGCGCGAAGCACGGCATCGAGCGCGATCTCGACGTCGTCGACCTGCTCGCGCGCGGGCTCGCCGGAGCCGGCCCGGTCGGGCTCGGGCTGCTGCCGCAGACGCTTCCGCAGCCGCCCCAGCAGCTCGTCTCGCCCGACACCGCGCAGCTGAAGCAGCACCGAGGCATCGCGGTCGACGATCCAGCACAGCTGGTGGAGCACGGCGAGGGAGTGGCCGCAGACCGCGTGCCAGTGTCCGCACGTGCAGGTCACGGCCAGCTCGTCGCCATAGGGCACGAGCTCGACCCCGGCCTCTTCGGCATGCTCGGCCACGTCGAGAGGCAGCTCTCCGACCAGCAGCGCCTCGGTGCGCTCCGGGGAGGCACCGAGCACCTCGGACAGCGCCGCGGCCGAGTCGGCGTCGAGCCCCGGCACCGCGCCGGTCACCGTCCACAGCCCGCGCTCGTCCTCGACGGCCGCGGCAAACCTGCCCGACTCGACGACCAGCCCACCGATGCGCCCCGAGCGCGCGAGCGCGCGGGCGCCGGTGAGCTGGTTGTCGTCGAAGGCCCGCTCCTCGATCGCCCGCAGGAGCGCGCGCCCCCACCAGGACTCGACCCGGACCAGACCGCGCCGGTGCGGCTCGCGGGCGAAGGTCAGCACCGCGCTCGCGGGTCGCTGGCGCTCGCTCATGACGCGATCCGGCGGCGCTTCTTGCGCTTCTGCGGGCCGAGCTTGACCAGCTCGCGCAGGTCGGCGTTGGAGAGCTCGGTGAACGCCGCCTCACCGCCGCCGAGCACGGCGTCGGCGAGCACCCGTTTGCGTGCCAGCAGCTCGGCGACCCGCTCCTCGACGGTGGCCTGGGTGATCAACCGGTGCACCTGCACCGTCTGCGTCTGCCCGATGCGGTGGGCCCGGTCGGTGGCCTGGTCCTCGACCGCAGGGTTCCACCACCGGTCGACATGCACCACGTGGTCGGCGCGGGTCAGGTTGAGCCCGACACCGCCGGCCTTGAGCGAGAGCAGGAAGACCGGCACCTCACCCGCCTGGAAGCGCGAGACCATCCGCTCGCGCTCGGCCACCGGGGTGCCGCCGTGCAGGAGCTGGTGGGAGACGCCGGCCGCCGACCAGTGCTCCGAGAGCAGCCGAGCCATCGCGACGTACTGCGTGAAGATCAGCACCGCCCCCGACTCCGCGATCACGGTCGAGACGAGCTCGTCGAGGATGTCGATCTTCTGCGACCGGCCGGCGATCCGGCCGCCGTCCTGCTTCAAGCTCCCCTGTTTCAAGAACTGCGCCGGGTGGTTGCAGATCTGCTTGAGCCCGGTGAGCAGGCTGAGCACGAGCCCGCGGCGCTGCGGGTCGTCGGCCTCGAGCCGCTCGATCCGCGCCATCGCGTCGCGCACGTACGCCTCGTAGAGCACCGTCTGCTCCCGCGTGAGCGACAGCAGATGATCGGTCTCGGTCTTGGGTGGCAGCTCGGGCGCCACTCCGGGGTCCGACTTGCGCCGCCGCAGCAGGAACGGACCGACCAGCGCCGCGAACTCCTTCGCCTTGTCGACGTCCGCGCCGGCCTCGATCTGGCTCGCCCAGGCCCGGCGGAACGCCAGCCGGCTGCCCAGCAGACCCGGCACGCACCAGTCGAGCAGCGCCCACAGCTCGGTGAGGTTGTTCTCCACCGGGGTGCCGGTCAGGGCCACCCGGGCGTGCGACGGGATCTCGCGCAGAGCCTTCGCGGTCGCCGACGCGGCGTTCTTCACGTGCTGTGCCTCGTCGGCGACGACCAGCCCCCAGGAGACCGACCCGAGCAGACCGGCGTCACGCCGCATCGTCCCGTACGTCGTCAGCACCATGCCGCTCGCACCGTCGAGGTCGCGCTCGGCGCCATGATGGCGCCGCACCTCGACCCCGGGCGCGAACCTCGCCAGCTCGGCCTCCCAGTTGCCGAGCAGGCTGGCCGGACACACGACCAGGGTGGGCCCGGAATGCTCCTTCTGGCGATGCAGGTGGAGCGCGATCGTCATCAACGTCTTGCCGAGGCCCATGTCGTCGGCCAGGCACCCGCCGAGGCCGAGCGAGGTGATCCCGGCCAGCCAGGTCAGGCCCTCGACCTGATAGCCCCGCAGCGTCGCCTGCAGGTCGGCCGGCACCTCGACGGCCGGCCCCGAGGTCGCCTCGAGCACCTGGTCGCGCAGCTTGCCGATCGACGCACCGACGATCACCTTCTCGCCCGGCGCGGCCTCGGCGACCTCCGCAGGAACCTGCCCGGTCAGCGCGACCGCCAGCGCCTCGCCGCCACTGATCC
The sequence above is drawn from the Nocardioides albertanoniae genome and encodes:
- a CDS encoding DEAD/DEAH box helicase, which translates into the protein MSFVPVAGRAVFRLAQPPRESTVEFVDSRRSVSLPMRAALPVLKKAYAATELHPSVALVASAAHLGLRFVAAGQLEPDGGSWAVRYAPDDEERVRLLAESRAYDDLDAEAAELLVREIVAAVADAVPTSAPKADGAGAFRESLQTRLSRYRTDEGPVTAALPSLVRLSLRVEAPEEDLLAGALTLVPQVHDEADPLHVADADRLWDEADDHGFGPRARTHAQVALRGAAEAWPVLDRLLDLPVPSGLTLTSDEVVGLLEDGVEWLKERGVDVLWPRSLSRDLTTSVAVDRVPSSSTDAREDLMRESPLGEKGLFAFQWQMALGGEPLDAAEMDALASAAGPVLRLRGSWAVVHPSVLRRARKRLLKRISGGEALAVALTGQVPAEVAEAAPGEKVIVGASIGKLRDQVLEATSGPAVEVPADLQATLRGYQVEGLTWLAGITSLGLGGCLADDMGLGKTLMTIALHLHRQKEHSGPTLVVCPASLLGNWEAELARFAPGVEVRRHHGAERDLDGASGMVLTTYGTMRRDAGLLGSVSWGLVVADEAQHVKNAASATAKALREIPSHARVALTGTPVENNLTELWALLDWCVPGLLGSRLAFRRAWASQIEAGADVDKAKEFAALVGPFLLRRRKSDPGVAPELPPKTETDHLLSLTREQTVLYEAYVRDAMARIERLEADDPQRRGLVLSLLTGLKQICNHPAQFLKQGSLKQDGGRIAGRSQKIDILDELVSTVIAESGAVLIFTQYVAMARLLSEHWSAAGVSHQLLHGGTPVAERERMVSRFQAGEVPVFLLSLKAGGVGLNLTRADHVVHVDRWWNPAVEDQATDRAHRIGQTQTVQVHRLITQATVEERVAELLARKRVLADAVLGGGEAAFTELSNADLRELVKLGPQKRKKRRRIAS
- a CDS encoding TetR/AcrR family transcriptional regulator, which produces MTTAPTKTRREQILDTAAELFAARGFHGVSVAELGAACGISGPALYKHFPSKDAMLAEMLVSISQELLREGRTRVKAASGTSAAIEALIDWHVDFALRDRALIVVQERDWQSLPHEAREQVRTLQRKYVDLWADQLRDRNPSLSHDTARAMAHGVFGLINSTPHNRVLPAESTRSVLTTMARAALTE
- a CDS encoding carboxyl transferase domain-containing protein, coding for MAANLRDLTLELRERLGRVRQGGSERSRKRHTDRGKLLPRDRIDALLDPGSPFLEVAPLAAYEMYDDGDEWAVPSAGVVAGIGLVNGRKCMVVANDATVKGGTYYPMTVKKHLRAQTIAAENQLPCIYLVDSGGAFLPKQDEVFPDREHFGRIFFNQANMSAKGIPQIASVMGSCTAGGAYVPAMSDETVIVRDQGTIFLGGPPLVKAATGEEVTAEELGGGLVHATKSGVVDHLADDDKHALEIVRGIVSTLPEQETKTATYDEPAESPETLVDIVPADTRTPYDVREVIRRIVDGSKLQEFKQLYGETLVCGFAHIEGQHVGIVANNGILFSESALKGAHFVELCNQRGIPLVFLQNITGFMVGKEYENKGIARDGAKLVTAVACSVVPKFTVVIGGSYGAGNYGMCGRAYDPRFLWMWPNARISVMGGEQAASVLATVAGKPDDEEFKAPIREQYEAQGSPYYASARLWDDGIIDPADTRRVLAMGLAVAANAPTPEPNYGIFRM